In the genome of Calothrix sp. PCC 6303, the window CCCTAGTCCGCTGAATGCTGGTACAAAATATACGCCGCCGTTATCAGTAACTTGGTTTGCCATAATTTCGCTTTCAGCAGCAGTCGCTATTAATTTTAAGCGATCGCGTACCCACTGAATACATGCTCCCGCTGTAAACATGCTCCCTTCCAAAGCATAGTTAATTTGCAACTGGTGATTTTTGACTTGAGTCCATGCCAAAGTAGAAATTAACTTTTGTCCAGAACGAATAATCTGATTCCCTGTATTTGCTACCAAAAAACTCCCAGTTCCGTAGGTGCATTTCATTAAACCGGGACTAGTACAATTGTGACCGAATAAAGAGGCTTGCTGATCTCCCAATACTGCGGTGATGGGAATTGGTACTCCTAGTATTGCAGTACTAGTAAATCCAAATTCACTAAAACTTGGTTGAATCTGCGGCAATATCTCTATAGGTACCTGAAATAACTCCAACAATTGTGAATCCCATTGACAGGTAGCCAAATTCATTAACATCGTCCGGCTAGCATTGCTATGGTCGGTAGCGTGGACTTTACCCTCAGTAAGTTTCCAGAGTATCCAAGTATCGATTGTTCCAGCCAATATATTGTTGAGATGAACATCTTGACATTGATCTAGTAACCATCTTAACTTGCTAGCCGAAAAATAAGCATCAAGTACCAAGCCAGTGCGTTCGTATATCAAATCTGCATTATCTTTTTCCTGGAGTTGCTGACAAAAAGCTGCTGTACGTCTATCTTGCCAAACAATGGCATTATACAGCGGTTCTCCGGTGGTTTTATCCCACAGTAAACAGGTTTCCCGCTGTACCGTTAAACCGATAGCAACAATTTCATCTGGGTTAATTTGGGCATTTTTAATAGCATGTTCCATCACCCAACAAGTATCCTGCCAAATCTCTTGGGGATTATGTTCTAACCAGCCCGGTTGGGGATAATACTGCGCCAATTCCCTGTATGCTTGGGCGATAACTTTACCATTGATATCAAATATAAACGCCCTATTTCCAGTTGTGCCCAAATCTAACGCCAGAATATATCCCATACCCCAAAATCCCTATAGATGTCTCTGGGTTAAAAATACCACTTGGCAATGAAAATATCCCCGACTGATTTCAAGAAGTTGGGAACATGTGGTATTTTCAAGCTTAACTTAACCCTTTACACTGCTACCCGCATCAGTTGGGACGATATATTTTTGCAGAAATAAAAATAATCCCATTGCTGGAATTATAGAAATTACCGAACCAGCAGCCACTAAACGCCAATCCAGGGAAAATGTTCCTGCAAGCTTGGCAATCCCTAAAGGTAAAGTGTATAGATTTTCGTTTTGGATGACAATGAGGGGCCAAAGAAAGTCACTCCAGGAACCGATAAATACAAATATTGCCAGGGTAATTAGGGCTGGACGAATTGCTGGTAACATAATAAACCACCAGATTCCTAGTTCAGAACAACCATCCATTCTTGCAGCTTCCTCTATTTCTTTAGGGACACTGGAAAATGCTTGACGGAGGAGGAAAATTCCAAAAGCACTGGCTAAACTAGGGAAAATTACTGCTAAATAGGTGCCAAATTCACCAAATTCTCGCTTCAGTAAACCTAACTGCACAGTCAGGATATAGAGGGGAATCATCAAGATTTGAAATGGAATCATGATGGTTGAGACGATGAGGATGAAAATCCAATCTCTACCGGGAAATGATAATCTGGCGAGGGGATAAGCTGCTAAAGCGCAAAATATTAAGTTGAGAATAACAGTCACCACGGCAATCACAGTGCTGTTGAGGAGATATTGCCCCAAGGGGTTGCTTTGCCACACCGTAATAAAGTTATCAAGTGTTGGTTGGCTAGGTAAAAGTTGGGGTGGTGATTGAAATATATTTTCCGATTGGGATTTGAGTGCCGTGCCAATTAGCCATAATAATGGGAAGAGCGTGGCGAATGCGATCGCACTCAGCAACAAATAGGTACCAGCTATCTTCAGTTGGGAATTTCGCACTTGAGAATTAGTCATCTAAAGTCAAATTATTATATGTTTGGAAATATGCATTGGAACAGTTTTAGTTTTGAATCTTGATTCCCGTATCAGTACAAATATAATTTAAGGGTTGATCCCAAGCTTCGATGGGTAACTCAGGGAAATAGGCAAATTCAAAGACGATTCCCATAGTTACCGGATTTTTCCATTGTGGTGAACTTAACAAACGATCATAGTAACCGCCACCATAGCCTAAACGGTAGCCGAGCGCATCGCAAGCAACAGATGGAACTAGAATTAGATCAACTTCAGCAGATTTAATTAAAGGGTTCTGAATATCAGGTTCACTAATCCCATAAGCACCAGTTTGTAAAGCATCTCCAGGTTTCCAGATATGCCAAATTAAACTTTTACCTTCACAGCGAGGAAAACCCCAGATTTTTCGATGGTGATAATTTTTATACAAACAACTTAAATCAGGTTCTTGACGAAAACTGAAATAAGCCAAAATGGTTTTAGCTTCCTGAAACAACGGAAAATCTAGTAATTGGGCAGAAATGCGATCGCTCTTTTCTTTCCACTCTTGCTGTGTCATCAACTGACGTTTTTTTAGCAGATTACGCCGCAATTCTTGTTTATTCATAAAGGATTCATCATAACTGAAAACCGTTAGAGATGTGACATATTTCGTCTCTGTGAGTTTTTGTTTGAATAATTTATTTAAGTAAGTAGGCGGAAATAAACATTGGTATTAGCTGACAACCAAGCGAGCCTAGGTAAATTAAGTTCACTTCACTTTACCTAGGCTCGCTGATTCGATTTATTTAGGTTGATTTGAAATACTTACTAAAGTTTGTGCGATGCAATACAAACATCAAGGTGTTTGCTAAATCATGCTTGTTTGATTAAGTGTCTCACCAAATTGTCTTTCACCATCATCTGCCGTAACACTTCTAGCAAAAAGTCCTGAGCTTCTTGTTGGCTGAGACTTTTCACTTGTTCTTTGAGCGTTTGCAAGCGAAACTGCTGCTCTATGCTTAATTGGGTTGGGAATTCCATAAGTCACTCCTGTTAATAACCGAATCGCTTACAGTGGGGCTACGATTCTTGGGTGTCAAGGCTATGCCAATAGCACCGAAAATTGCCACTAAAGCAATATTTGTAACTTCTCTTAATATATCACATGATTGTTAAATCAACTACTTTGTCAAGCTATGATTAATCATGTATATAAAACTTAATACAAAGGTAATAAGCGATAAAAATTATGACGGAGCAGATTGAAAGCAAACATAGAGTCGCTGTACCTTAGTAATTAAGATTAGATCAATACCAAGCTAAATAAATCAACCATAGGAAACAGCAGTTAGGAGCCAAAAGTTAGATGGACGCAATGGAATTTTTTCGATTGAGTGCTGGAAGATGGAAGTCTACAAGGGCAACACACCACCTAGCATTTAAACGTTCGGAAACAGGTGAATCGGAAATTCAGGTAGAAACTTTAGATGCAGACGATCCGGAAATTATCAGCCTTTGTCAAATGCACGAAGTTGATCCTAATTTATCGGTGGGGGGTTCACGGGTACGTTGGCTAGGAACAATGGCTTGGGATCGAGAAGGAGAGGAAAACCACGAAGGTAAAACGATTTTTGCAATCGTTCCCGATGCAGATAACCCTCGTCAAGGCAAATTATTACGGGAACGTGGGTATGCAGAGATCATGCCTGTTGTTGGAGAATTTCACATGGATGAAGAAGATGGTTTAGTACTAACCACTGACTACGAAACCATGAGTTCCATTGAGAGATTTTGGTTTGCTGGTCCCAATATGCGGATGCGAACTAGTACAGTGAAACGCTTTGGAGGTTTTAGCACAGCCTCTTACTGTGTTGAAAGCCGTGTTGATGCTGAAGTTGAGACACCGAACTTAGATGCAGATGCTCAATTACAATCTTCGTCTGTATTGGGTTGGTAAGTCCGCAGTACTTATTCTTTAAGTATTGAGATCCCCAATTTCTTTAGGAAGTTGGGGATTTATAATCCGTGACGATTTTTATGGTGTAACACTCAAAAGCCTCCATACAATCACCCAGTAATCACTGATGCTGCGTTGTGCTTGCCGAGGCTCTGACTAAATTCTGCTCAAGTAGATTTTTTAAATCGGTATCCGAGACACAGCGTCTTTCAGAACAGTAGGTCATTAAATATACGCCGTTCATCATTCTGATGGTGCTGACTCGTACCCGAAAATCATCGTTAATGAACCAGCAGCGCTCTTGCCCTTGGTTATTTTCATATTCAGTATCAATGGTTAAAATTCCATCCTGACCAAACCAGTAACGGCTAATTACAGGAATTCGTTCTACGTAGCCTTGGTTCCTAAGCAGCTTGCCAGATCGTCCCGTTTCATCATCTGGTACATCAACTAATACCGCCGCTTTATCAGGATCAGGTTCCTTACTATTTTCTTCATGGGCTTGCCACATAAAGCTCGCTCCTCCAGATGCGATCGCACTATCGATCCCTTGTGGCTCACAAACTAATTTGATCCGTGGATCCCTTTGATTAATAACTTGTACATGAATTTTCGATTCTCCTGACTCATCTGCTGTCAGATCAAAATTATGTACTGTGCGTTGGATATACCAAATTCCTTCGCTTTTGCGAAAAAAATCCATCATCGTCATTGGTGGTGAAAATATCATAAATTCTCCTCAACAAAATAGAAGCGTTGCCAACCTTATGATTGTAAATTAGACATAGCATCGTATTGATCAACAACAATGTCAGAATTGCAATCGATAACAGGCAGACAGCCTCAGAGAAGCCCACAAGATGTTCTAGCAGCGATTAAAATTGGCGAGGCTTTAATTCAAGCAGACCTCTACCAAATAGATCTCACTGGATTCGACTTACAAAACTCTAATTTATCTGGAGCAACGCTGATTCGAGCGAATCTGAGTCAAGCGAATCTTACGGCATCCAATTTGAGTGCATCTGATCTTCGAGGAGCAAGTTTAAGCAAAACTATCCTGCGAGAAGCTAACCTACAGGGAGCTTGTTTGTATCGAGCAGATCTAAGTGGTGCTGATCTGACTGGTGCCAATTTAATGGACGCAACAATGAAAGGTGCCAGGTATGACAGCCAAACTATCTTTCCAGAAGGATTTATGTATAAAACATCTGGAGCAATTGGACCGAGAGCCAACTTAAACGGAGAGCCTTTAAATGTTTGCAATTTACGCAATGCGGATCTTCAGGAAGCGAATCTTTTGGGTGCATATCTAAGTGGAGCCGATTTAACGGGAGCAAATTTGCGCTCGGCGCGTTTGGTTCAAGCTGACTTGCGAAAGTGCTTTTTGACAGGGGCTTTTTTGCGTAATGCCAGGATGAATGGAGCAAATCTGTCTGGGGTTGATTTGCGGGCAGCTGATCTGACAGGTGCGGATTTTGAAGATTTTGAAAGTATTGCTGGAGCAGACTTTAGCTATGTCCAAGGACTTACCCCAGAAAAGCGAACACGTCTGCTTTGCCGAGCTACCAAAGAGTTGGAAACCTTGCATCCAATAACGCTGAAGACAACTTTAGAAAGTTTGAGCCTAATTCTACCATAAAGGGTTAATTTTACTGATCAAGAAGTGATTTCTCAATTTGAGAAATTGCCAGTTTGATGACATTTTGAACCCCTGTTTCAGTTTCCTTGACTAACGCATTATTTAGGGGTTCTAAGGCAGCGCGATCGCTCATTTTCATTAACGCTAATGCGGCTGATTTACGACTGTCCCCATCCTGATAATCCAATAACTCAATGAGATTTGGCATGGCGGGTTGATAAGCTAAATTCCCTAAGACGGCTGCGGCTTCACAACGTACATCCACGTTACTATCAGTAAGAGCTTTGATTAAAATCTCGAATAAATCTGCTTTCGGTTCCTCCTGAGCAACTTTAGCGATCGCGCCAATTACTGCACAGCGAACATCCACAGAATCCGAATCTAGGGCTTTGTATAAATATTCCTTTGCTTCTGCTCCAATAAAGGCTAAAGCCCAAGCAGCATGACCTTTGGTACTTTCTGGCAAATTACTATCTGCTAAAATCTCCAATAGGGAAGTAACCGAAGGTTCCCCAATTCTTGCCATCGCACCAACGGAAGACCCCCTAACTACTGTATCTTCATCATTGAGGAAAGCATGGAGTAAATTGGGTACAGTAACAGGATCGGCAATCAAGGTTAGGGTTTTCGCTGCTGCCCGTCTGACTACCACATTGGGATGATTAGCTAGGGCTTCTAACAGAAAAGGCGTTGCAGGTTTGCCAATTTCTCCTAGAGTTTCAGCACATCGTAGACGAACTAGACCTCTGGTATCTCCCAAGCTTTCCACCAGACGCGCCAAAACTTCTTTATTTTCTGAATCAAAAGTACCGAGGGTCATTTGTTCGTTGACCTCTTTTAGTAAAGCATCGGTTTGAGCGATCGCTAGTTGTAAGGAAGCTTGCTCAGATTCAACTGGGGCGTTAGATGTATTACTCATATATGAACGGGGATAAATTAAGCGCGTTAAATTTTTTACCAATAAATCACTATTTTCTCTGATTCTTCATGACTAAATCCAAACGAGCTAAAGCACTTACAGCTGACTCCCGCACATAGGAATCCACCGATTCATCATTAGCAAAAGTCGTGAGAATTTCAGTACAGCGTGGATCTCCTAGAGAAGCTAGGGCATTAACAATGACCACCTGTACTGCCACATTGTCTGTAGTTGTCAAAGATTCTACCAAAATATCAAATGCAGGCGAACCCATCTGACCTAAAGCCATCACTGAAGCGATATGAACAACCGGATTAGGGTCATTAATTGCCGTCTTTAAACCCTGTAAACCTACTTCGGGGAAAGGCTGATCGGGATAATTGATTGCTACCTGAGCCAAAGCTTTAGCGGCGCTACCTCGTACAGTCACATTTTCACTGTGAAGCAAAGCATCTACTAAGGGGGATACAACATCCATTTCCAATAATCCCAGAAGCTTGACAGCAGCGCGACGATACACTACATCATCATCGTCTAAAATACCTATTAAACGACTAATTGTATTTTCGTCACGGGTTTCAACAATTTCTACCATTGCCCGGTCTCTAATGTGAGGATTCGGGTGTTTTAGTTTGTCAAAAAGAGCATCTGTTGTCATGATTTTTAGTCTTTTATTAAAGGTTGAAAACCTGATATACAGGGGTTTTAATATTAGTGAAATATCCCCATATTATTTTGACTTTCCTGTTAGTTTCAATACATTGAACGCAGCTAATAACAGTTATAAGATTAACAAGAAAGGGTGGCACAGAGTTGTTCAGCTTTGGCACGAACTAACCAATCTTCATCGGCGGCTGCTATTTCCCGTCCGCTAGTATCCCCTAGTTTTTCTAATGACATGAGGGCAGCATATTTCAGATCCCATATTTTAGTTTCTAGGCTAGCTTTGAGGTATGGAATGCAAGCGGGATCGCCTAATTCTCCCAGTGCGATCGCTGCTGCTGCCCGTGACTTTTGAAATTGGGGTTGTTGATTCTGTAAAGCTTCCAATAATAAATTATAGGCTGGAGCATGTTTTAACCAACCAAATAATTTAACTACATGAAAATGAGCGCCATAGTCGGTATAAGCTTCTTCTTCGTAGGTTTGGAATAGGGCAGAGGGGGCAGCTTCAGCATATTGTTCAATCAGCAGCTTACTAGCTAAATAACAGCGACCAAAATCTGTTTCATATAATCCCCGAATTAAAGCTGAAATTGGGGGAAGTTCCTCGTAGCGATGTACTAAACTCAGAGTTTCTGGATGATCAAACAAA includes:
- a CDS encoding phycobiliprotein lyase; its protein translation is MIFSPPMTMMDFFRKSEGIWYIQRTVHNFDLTADESGESKIHVQVINQRDPRIKLVCEPQGIDSAIASGGASFMWQAHEENSKEPDPDKAAVLVDVPDDETGRSGKLLRNQGYVERIPVISRYWFGQDGILTIDTEYENNQGQERCWFINDDFRVRVSTIRMMNGVYLMTYCSERRCVSDTDLKNLLEQNLVRASASTTQHQ
- a CDS encoding pentapeptide repeat-containing protein, with the translated sequence MSELQSITGRQPQRSPQDVLAAIKIGEALIQADLYQIDLTGFDLQNSNLSGATLIRANLSQANLTASNLSASDLRGASLSKTILREANLQGACLYRADLSGADLTGANLMDATMKGARYDSQTIFPEGFMYKTSGAIGPRANLNGEPLNVCNLRNADLQEANLLGAYLSGADLTGANLRSARLVQADLRKCFLTGAFLRNARMNGANLSGVDLRAADLTGADFEDFESIAGADFSYVQGLTPEKRTRLLCRATKELETLHPITLKTTLESLSLILP
- a CDS encoding phycobiliprotein lyase, whose translation is MDAMEFFRLSAGRWKSTRATHHLAFKRSETGESEIQVETLDADDPEIISLCQMHEVDPNLSVGGSRVRWLGTMAWDREGEENHEGKTIFAIVPDADNPRQGKLLRERGYAEIMPVVGEFHMDEEDGLVLTTDYETMSSIERFWFAGPNMRMRTSTVKRFGGFSTASYCVESRVDAEVETPNLDADAQLQSSSVLGW
- a CDS encoding HEAT repeat domain-containing protein; its protein translation is MSNTSNAPVESEQASLQLAIAQTDALLKEVNEQMTLGTFDSENKEVLARLVESLGDTRGLVRLRCAETLGEIGKPATPFLLEALANHPNVVVRRAAAKTLTLIADPVTVPNLLHAFLNDEDTVVRGSSVGAMARIGEPSVTSLLEILADSNLPESTKGHAAWALAFIGAEAKEYLYKALDSDSVDVRCAVIGAIAKVAQEEPKADLFEILIKALTDSNVDVRCEAAAVLGNLAYQPAMPNLIELLDYQDGDSRKSAALALMKMSDRAALEPLNNALVKETETGVQNVIKLAISQIEKSLLDQ
- a CDS encoding 5-formyltetrahydrofolate cyclo-ligase, producing MNKQELRRNLLKKRQLMTQQEWKEKSDRISAQLLDFPLFQEAKTILAYFSFRQEPDLSCLYKNYHHRKIWGFPRCEGKSLIWHIWKPGDALQTGAYGISEPDIQNPLIKSAEVDLILVPSVACDALGYRLGYGGGYYDRLLSSPQWKNPVTMGIVFEFAYFPELPIEAWDQPLNYICTDTGIKIQN
- a CDS encoding NblA/ycf18 family protein, translating into MEFPTQLSIEQQFRLQTLKEQVKSLSQQEAQDFLLEVLRQMMVKDNLVRHLIKQA
- a CDS encoding HEAT repeat domain-containing protein, with product MTTDALFDKLKHPNPHIRDRAMVEIVETRDENTISRLIGILDDDDVVYRRAAVKLLGLLEMDVVSPLVDALLHSENVTVRGSAAKALAQVAINYPDQPFPEVGLQGLKTAINDPNPVVHIASVMALGQMGSPAFDILVESLTTTDNVAVQVVIVNALASLGDPRCTEILTTFANDESVDSYVRESAVSALARLDLVMKNQRK
- the glpK gene encoding glycerol kinase GlpK, yielding MGYILALDLGTTGNRAFIFDINGKVIAQAYRELAQYYPQPGWLEHNPQEIWQDTCWVMEHAIKNAQINPDEIVAIGLTVQRETCLLWDKTTGEPLYNAIVWQDRRTAAFCQQLQEKDNADLIYERTGLVLDAYFSASKLRWLLDQCQDVHLNNILAGTIDTWILWKLTEGKVHATDHSNASRTMLMNLATCQWDSQLLELFQVPIEILPQIQPSFSEFGFTSTAILGVPIPITAVLGDQQASLFGHNCTSPGLMKCTYGTGSFLVANTGNQIIRSGQKLISTLAWTQVKNHQLQINYALEGSMFTAGACIQWVRDRLKLIATAAESEIMANQVTDNGGVYFVPAFSGLGAPHWDMDVRGAFWGLTGGVQSQHIVRSVLEAIAFQVKEVVQAIETSSSIPVQQLAVDGGACENNFLMQLQADILGIPVERPVMRDTTVQGIAFAAGLRVGFWDSDEVLLSQRQIERIFEPRQEQNKVLDDFHRWQKAVELTKSWQN
- a CDS encoding carbohydrate ABC transporter permease: MTNSQVRNSQLKIAGTYLLLSAIAFATLFPLLWLIGTALKSQSENIFQSPPQLLPSQPTLDNFITVWQSNPLGQYLLNSTVIAVVTVILNLIFCALAAYPLARLSFPGRDWIFILIVSTIMIPFQILMIPLYILTVQLGLLKREFGEFGTYLAVIFPSLASAFGIFLLRQAFSSVPKEIEEAARMDGCSELGIWWFIMLPAIRPALITLAIFVFIGSWSDFLWPLIVIQNENLYTLPLGIAKLAGTFSLDWRLVAAGSVISIIPAMGLFLFLQKYIVPTDAGSSVKG